A region of Candidatus Neomarinimicrobiota bacterium DNA encodes the following proteins:
- a CDS encoding NCS2 family permease: MLQNFRLEALGSDVKTEVIAGITSFLATMYIIVVNPAILSATGMSFTAVLTATVLVSAFSSIAMGIYANNPILLAPGMGINAFFTYGIVLGMGIPWETALGAVFLSGIVFLLLSIFNIRTMIVHAIPTQLRYAIAAGIGLFITFIGFKNASFIVANPATLVGLGELTPAVITFLIGLLVTSALVVARYKGALIIGIIATTLMAIPIGRWWGDASAINFGTPTLVSFNGIFAAPDFSLIFALDLVGAMKFAMIPVIFAFLFTDMFDSISTFVGVAEAGNLKTNDGEPRNIKESLIVDGFSTTISGLLGTSSGTSYIESATGIEEGGRSGLTALVAGLLFLPFMFLSPLLSIIPSIATAPALVLVGVFMMKPVRKILWSEMDNAIPAFIAMLLIPLTFSITQGIIWGFLSWTFIKVIHGKRDEVSPMLWGIDVFAILALIA; the protein is encoded by the coding sequence ATGTTGCAGAATTTTCGATTGGAAGCATTGGGAAGTGATGTCAAAACAGAAGTGATTGCGGGTATTACCAGTTTTCTGGCAACTATGTACATTATAGTGGTTAATCCGGCCATCTTAAGCGCGACAGGAATGTCATTCACTGCCGTGTTAACAGCTACCGTATTGGTTAGTGCTTTTAGTTCAATCGCCATGGGTATCTATGCCAACAATCCCATTCTACTGGCTCCAGGTATGGGCATCAACGCCTTTTTTACCTATGGGATTGTTCTGGGAATGGGAATCCCCTGGGAAACAGCACTTGGAGCGGTCTTCCTTTCAGGAATCGTGTTTCTCCTGCTCTCCATATTTAATATTCGTACCATGATCGTCCATGCCATCCCCACACAATTAAGATATGCCATTGCAGCGGGTATTGGTCTATTCATAACCTTTATCGGTTTCAAAAATGCCAGTTTTATTGTTGCCAATCCGGCCACCCTGGTAGGTCTTGGGGAACTGACCCCAGCGGTTATTACCTTTTTAATTGGCTTGCTGGTAACCTCCGCACTCGTGGTGGCCCGCTACAAGGGTGCCCTCATCATTGGGATCATCGCTACGACCCTCATGGCGATTCCCATTGGCCGCTGGTGGGGAGATGCCAGCGCTATCAATTTCGGAACTCCCACCCTGGTCAGTTTCAATGGCATTTTTGCTGCTCCAGACTTTTCTCTGATTTTTGCCCTGGATCTCGTTGGGGCGATGAAATTTGCCATGATCCCTGTTATTTTTGCTTTTCTATTTACAGATATGTTTGATAGTATTTCCACATTTGTAGGCGTGGCTGAGGCCGGAAATCTGAAAACCAATGATGGAGAGCCTCGTAACATCAAAGAATCACTAATTGTAGATGGATTCTCTACGACCATCTCAGGCTTATTGGGCACCAGCTCTGGAACGAGTTATATCGAATCAGCAACGGGTATAGAAGAGGGGGGAAGAAGTGGATTGACCGCCCTGGTTGCCGGGCTGTTATTTCTACCCTTTATGTTTTTGTCACCTTTGCTTTCCATTATCCCCAGCATCGCCACGGCTCCAGCCCTGGTATTGGTAGGCGTATTTATGATGAAACCGGTTCGGAAGATTTTGTGGAGCGAAATGGACAATGCCATCCCTGCCTTCATTGCCATGCTACTCATCCCGCTGACATTCAGTATTACACAGGGAATCATCTGGGGTTTTCTGAGTTGGACATTTATCAAAGTAATCCATGGCAAGCGGGATGAGGTTTCTCCCATGTTGTGGGGGATTGATGTTTTTGCCATACTGGCCCTGATCGCTTGA
- a CDS encoding prepilin-type N-terminal cleavage/methylation domain-containing protein, producing MKQNLRTRESGFTLIEVLVVVIIVAILAAVAFPIYQNYVKGAYASDAQSAIGSIWNAAQMYYQDRGEWPDDVEGQLEPKYIQMKNATKRQWVFTIIGGGDGISEITALSTEEMKQGAGHEVRYTTDDGKFTGYGFDEEE from the coding sequence ATGAAACAGAACCTGAGAACCCGGGAATCCGGCTTTACCCTTATTGAGGTGTTGGTCGTTGTTATTATTGTTGCCATTCTGGCTGCGGTAGCTTTCCCGATCTACCAAAACTACGTGAAAGGTGCCTATGCATCTGATGCTCAGTCAGCCATTGGTTCGATCTGGAATGCTGCCCAAATGTATTACCAGGACAGAGGAGAATGGCCAGATGATGTTGAAGGACAACTTGAGCCAAAATACATCCAGATGAAAAATGCAACCAAACGCCAGTGGGTTTTCACAATTATTGGTGGTGGTGATGGTATCTCTGAAATCACAGCCTTAAGTACAGAAGAAATGAAGCAGGGTGCTGGCCACGAAGTTCGCTATACAACTGATGATGGTAAATTCACCGGTTACGGTTTCGACGAAGAAGAATAA
- a CDS encoding type IV pilus twitching motility protein PilT — MASKIDQLLGYSLESGSSDLHLSVGAIPMVRINGTMRKLNLPLLSKEEMDLIASEVMNDDQQKRFHARKEIDFSRELEGRGRFRVNFFKQIRGIAGVFRTIPTDIKGFDELDVPPVLAKLAMKDRGLILLTGPTGSGKSTTLAAMVDHINEHREAHIITIEDPVEYYHESKNCLVNQRELGISTDSFANALRSALREDPDVILVGEMRDLETIQLALTAAETGHLVMSTLHTSSASKTIDRIIDIFPVAQKGQVRSMLSESLVAVIAQKLLKTKDEKGRVPACEIMIANSAVRNLIREDKIYQIPSVIQAGGVDGMQTLDQDLQRLVSAGKITRAAAAQIADNPKLFEQGIL, encoded by the coding sequence ATGGCTTCTAAGATAGACCAATTGCTTGGTTATTCCCTTGAAAGTGGATCTTCGGATTTACATTTGAGTGTAGGTGCAATTCCCATGGTTCGAATTAACGGCACCATGCGGAAACTCAATCTACCCCTCCTGAGCAAAGAAGAGATGGACCTGATTGCCTCCGAGGTCATGAATGATGATCAACAAAAACGGTTTCATGCGAGGAAGGAAATAGATTTTTCGCGAGAGCTTGAGGGGAGAGGCCGATTTAGAGTAAACTTCTTTAAGCAGATTCGGGGTATTGCCGGCGTATTCAGAACCATCCCAACAGATATCAAAGGCTTTGATGAGTTGGATGTTCCCCCGGTTCTCGCCAAGCTGGCTATGAAAGATAGAGGGTTGATTCTCCTGACTGGTCCAACAGGATCTGGAAAATCAACAACACTTGCGGCCATGGTGGATCATATCAATGAGCACCGTGAAGCCCACATTATCACCATTGAGGATCCAGTCGAGTATTATCATGAGAGTAAAAACTGTCTGGTGAATCAGCGCGAGCTGGGAATTTCCACAGATAGTTTTGCCAATGCCCTCCGATCTGCTTTGCGTGAAGATCCCGATGTGATTCTGGTAGGTGAGATGCGCGACCTTGAGACCATTCAGCTGGCTTTGACAGCTGCTGAGACCGGTCACCTTGTCATGTCTACACTCCATACATCAAGTGCCTCCAAAACCATCGATCGTATTATAGATATTTTTCCTGTGGCCCAGAAGGGACAGGTACGCTCCATGCTTTCAGAAAGTCTCGTGGCAGTTATTGCCCAGAAACTTTTAAAAACCAAGGACGAGAAGGGTCGTGTCCCTGCTTGTGAAATCATGATCGCGAATTCAGCAGTCCGAAATCTCATACGTGAAGATAAAATATATCAGATTCCATCTGTGATTCAGGCTGGTGGAGTTGATGGTATGCAGACATTGGACCAGGACTTGCAGCGTTTAGTAAGCGCGGGCAAAATAACTCGCGCTGCAGCAGCCCAGATTGCAGATAATCCCAAGTTATTCGAACAGGGGATTCTATAA
- a CDS encoding type II secretion system protein — protein sequence MKQKRQTWVTRNSPGFTLIEVMVGILIMAATSATMFYGVNYARAEARKIIIQQRALEELRSQMDYWIVRLLDGQMTDHEKLGDLRGADVILYNPDSDDNLDGEYFSAKIFREPTFKQYTVHDLDDSPYYELEMYIRWWDHLGDMQERTELRMSLTVFTTF from the coding sequence ATGAAACAGAAGCGGCAGACATGGGTCACGAGAAATTCTCCTGGCTTTACCCTCATCGAGGTGATGGTGGGTATTCTTATCATGGCTGCCACTTCTGCTACCATGTTTTATGGTGTCAACTATGCTCGGGCTGAAGCTCGGAAAATTATCATACAGCAAAGAGCTCTGGAAGAACTCCGATCTCAGATGGATTACTGGATCGTGAGATTGTTAGATGGTCAGATGACGGATCACGAGAAATTAGGTGATTTGCGTGGGGCTGATGTGATTCTTTACAATCCGGATTCTGATGACAATCTGGATGGTGAGTACTTTAGTGCCAAAATATTTAGAGAACCTACCTTCAAACAGTATACAGTGCATGATTTAGATGACAGCCCATACTATGAACTTGAGATGTATATCCGCTGGTGGGATCATTTAGGAGACATGCAAGAACGCACGGAGTTACGGATGAGTCTCACCGTATTTACCACCTTCTGA
- a CDS encoding prepilin-type N-terminal cleavage/methylation domain-containing protein, with the protein MKPLTLLKRSAGLTLIELVTAMVISSLGVLAVGTGITSIVGFYQDDWVTKGARFWGYESMDYIIEKVETAEVVIRRAYLANYDNLLITPKDGTRQINIQGNKYDGLTVNGQPMLEYADFPAEGVYRDEGQRIVELNKFIVTELTEVEEFQNIFNGRPYLNKLAKSLWQIEMIISVTTKFQGESSVEYLTFKRIAWAKDKYFR; encoded by the coding sequence ATGAAGCCTTTAACCTTACTTAAACGTTCGGCAGGCCTGACGCTTATCGAACTGGTTACTGCCATGGTTATTTCTTCCCTTGGCGTGTTAGCCGTTGGTACTGGAATAACATCAATCGTTGGTTTCTATCAGGATGATTGGGTAACAAAGGGTGCCCGCTTCTGGGGTTATGAATCCATGGATTATATCATAGAAAAAGTTGAAACAGCTGAGGTAGTCATTCGTCGAGCTTATCTTGCCAACTACGATAATTTGCTCATCACTCCCAAGGATGGCACACGCCAAATAAATATTCAGGGTAACAAATATGATGGTCTAACCGTTAATGGACAGCCCATGCTGGAGTATGCTGATTTCCCAGCTGAAGGTGTCTATCGAGATGAAGGGCAGCGCATTGTCGAGCTTAACAAATTCATCGTGACCGAGTTGACCGAGGTGGAGGAGTTCCAGAATATCTTTAATGGTAGACCCTATCTTAACAAATTGGCCAAAAGTCTCTGGCAAATCGAGATGATCATTTCTGTAACCACAAAATTTCAAGGGGAGTCTTCAGTAGAATATCTCACGTTTAAACGAATAGCCTGGGCCAAGGATAAATATTTCCGATGA
- the pilM gene encoding type IV pilus assembly protein PilM, whose translation MSIGIDIGRYQIKIVQLQKTPKGYTLQNFGTEPVFDSKRDYDPERLDEDTIIAAAERLLGRMKINPRRAKLVTTGLSNQQSSIRQMKMMNTDDEDELASALQFEARKHIIMDGTDALMDFQILGEDIKEMDKLNVLLVASTQKNLESHLRMIKNFGFRPGIVDTEAVAMANSYVIEHGLPEDGANVFLNIGAVSSTLVVWGRQAPFFTRDIQIGGHHFTKELVEKKEITYQEAEKIKCDPNFDELTLKVAGGEQKDFTVSVAEHTIYDNLVDEIRRSLRFYIKESNESYFHKILLVGASTSIKDLDAFIANRLNVPAEVYNPTAQLHHDMHKDITDPGAYAVAVGYAMRGLLE comes from the coding sequence ATGAGTATTGGAATTGACATTGGTCGTTATCAGATCAAAATCGTACAGCTTCAAAAAACGCCAAAGGGGTATACGCTGCAAAATTTTGGAACCGAGCCAGTATTCGACTCGAAGCGTGATTATGACCCGGAACGTCTCGATGAAGACACAATTATTGCTGCTGCAGAACGCTTACTGGGTCGCATGAAGATCAACCCTCGCCGCGCCAAGCTGGTGACCACAGGGTTAAGTAACCAACAATCCAGCATCCGTCAGATGAAGATGATGAATACGGATGATGAGGATGAATTGGCGTCTGCTCTCCAGTTTGAGGCTCGCAAGCATATCATCATGGATGGCACGGATGCTCTCATGGATTTTCAAATCCTGGGAGAGGATATCAAGGAGATGGACAAACTCAATGTACTCCTGGTTGCCTCCACTCAGAAAAATCTTGAGAGTCACCTGAGAATGATTAAAAATTTCGGGTTTAGACCAGGAATTGTCGATACCGAGGCTGTAGCCATGGCCAACTCCTATGTGATTGAACATGGATTACCTGAAGATGGCGCCAATGTATTTTTAAATATTGGAGCCGTTTCTTCTACCCTGGTTGTCTGGGGCCGGCAGGCACCATTCTTTACCAGAGATATTCAGATCGGTGGGCATCATTTTACCAAGGAATTGGTTGAGAAAAAGGAAATCACCTATCAGGAAGCTGAAAAGATCAAATGTGATCCTAATTTCGATGAACTCACGTTGAAGGTTGCAGGTGGTGAGCAGAAAGATTTTACAGTCAGTGTGGCCGAACATACCATTTACGACAATCTTGTGGATGAAATTCGCAGATCCCTGCGTTTTTATATTAAGGAAAGTAATGAAAGTTATTTTCACAAAATTTTGTTGGTAGGCGCATCCACCAGCATAAAAGACCTGGATGCTTTTATTGCAAACCGCTTGAACGTACCAGCGGAAGTGTACAACCCCACTGCTCAATTGCATCACGATATGCATAAGGATATCACTGATCCCGGCGCATATGCTGTGGCAGTCGGGTACGCTATGCGTGGACTGCTGGAATAA
- a CDS encoding PilN domain-containing protein, with product MINVIKINLNQASSKAARLEKRREQTRWSAFGFVVLILVAGFAYLLVENSQYAQIIEEKESQIASIQAQIDTLKQEGRNLAKDDILAMSELSDRRTIWAEKLNALGRLMPHDMAITHLTFKDRYLTIAGVSRIYPDEREFDILEEFIARLENDQIFSEDFTDIKFASYSRMTILNQDVVNFEVRATLDIPDPKDRKKDMGRRS from the coding sequence ATGATTAACGTAATTAAAATCAATTTAAACCAAGCATCCAGCAAAGCAGCCCGTCTGGAAAAACGTCGTGAACAGACACGATGGAGTGCCTTTGGCTTCGTTGTACTGATCCTGGTTGCAGGTTTTGCATACCTGCTTGTTGAAAACTCCCAGTATGCCCAAATTATCGAAGAAAAAGAATCACAGATCGCATCTATCCAGGCACAAATAGATACCTTAAAGCAAGAAGGCCGTAACCTGGCCAAAGATGATATTCTCGCCATGTCAGAGCTCTCGGATAGACGCACCATCTGGGCTGAGAAACTCAACGCTCTGGGACGCTTAATGCCCCATGATATGGCAATTACGCATCTCACCTTTAAAGATCGTTATCTAACCATAGCCGGTGTTTCTCGAATTTACCCGGATGAACGTGAATTTGACATTCTTGAAGAGTTCATTGCCAGATTAGAGAATGATCAGATATTTTCAGAAGATTTTACCGATATCAAATTTGCCAGTTATTCAAGGATGACCATTCTGAATCAGGATGTGGTCAACTTTGAAGTCCGGGCCACTCTGGACATTCCTGACCCCAAAGATCGTAAAAAAGATATGGGGAGGAGAAGCTGA
- the pilO gene encoding type 4a pilus biogenesis protein PilO — translation MRRVHILAGIIFVLALAFYYTVNWVYGDKPADIRYLDKQIEKLNESLITAQILSNELDRVYNLFEENLAESKSDEVTEDASMAFLNSLTMTLDSLGITTIYMRPKPRITGRISVETPYDLEIRCNFKQFGVLMAKLESSMRLIQVNEFHVKNGIERLKNTKDERILSEQNIELKISTLTLLKGKK, via the coding sequence ATGAGACGTGTACACATTTTAGCTGGGATAATATTCGTCCTGGCTCTTGCCTTCTATTATACGGTAAACTGGGTGTATGGCGACAAACCGGCAGATATCCGCTATCTGGACAAACAAATTGAAAAACTTAATGAGAGCTTGATAACCGCTCAAATTCTATCCAATGAATTAGATCGCGTATATAACCTTTTTGAGGAAAACCTGGCTGAAAGCAAGTCAGATGAAGTGACGGAAGATGCTTCAATGGCGTTTCTCAATTCATTGACCATGACCCTGGATAGTCTGGGTATTACGACCATTTATATGCGACCAAAGCCCCGCATTACGGGTAGAATCAGTGTGGAAACACCCTATGATTTGGAAATTCGCTGCAATTTCAAACAATTTGGCGTTTTGATGGCCAAGCTTGAGAGTTCCATGCGATTGATTCAAGTAAATGAATTCCATGTGAAGAACGGAATAGAGCGTCTCAAGAATACCAAGGACGAACGCATCCTTTCAGAACAGAATATTGAGCTGAAAATTTCGACACTAACCCTATTGAAAGGTAAGAAATAA
- the tadA gene encoding Flp pilus assembly complex ATPase component TadA, protein MFNPQFQKLGDILIHEAVITQEQLDQALERQSTTKEKLGKLLIRMGMITETELVKVYALQLGHPAVYEEDLMKVDGNIVNTIPEDFAYENMSIVLGKSETTVVVAMEDPEDLATVDSIEKLTSLKVEVVVAGETALQNAIEYHYGRIRQTDEVDAALSNIQVFSGDEDDSDMVDLSKEGINEEDAPFVKLVNLILIEAIKERSTDVHVEPQSHVVNVRIRIDGVLQKIMTPPITSLSGITTRIKILSNLDIAERRLPQDGRMSIQMGEREIDVRVSVLPTVHGEKIVMRLLDKGGFNLDLTTLGFHARELNMFGRWIRQPYGMVVISGPTGSGKSTTLYASLKEIKSEGTNITTVEDPVEYQMDGISQVQMREKIGLTFGSTLRSILRQDPDILLIGEIRDEETADIAIKFALTGHLVFSTVHANDAPSTITRLIDIGVPPFLVGSSLNLVMAQRLVRSICVNCKEEYVPTKEDLTRLGLENDGHKYFHGKGCVQCRQTGYRGRSGIFEMLEMRQDIRKLVFENANQEVIREKAIEHGMVSLREAGIRKLRDGITTFEEVLRSTVEDF, encoded by the coding sequence ATGTTTAATCCCCAATTTCAGAAACTCGGTGACATCCTTATTCATGAGGCTGTGATTACTCAAGAGCAGCTTGATCAGGCCCTGGAGCGACAATCAACTACCAAGGAAAAACTCGGTAAACTACTCATTCGCATGGGTATGATTACTGAAACTGAACTGGTCAAGGTCTATGCTTTGCAGCTGGGTCATCCTGCTGTCTATGAAGAGGATTTGATGAAGGTGGACGGGAATATTGTCAACACCATCCCTGAAGATTTTGCCTATGAGAACATGTCCATCGTCCTGGGTAAATCAGAAACCACCGTTGTCGTTGCTATGGAAGATCCTGAAGATCTGGCGACAGTAGATTCAATCGAGAAATTAACTTCACTAAAAGTTGAAGTTGTAGTGGCAGGCGAAACGGCCCTCCAAAACGCCATTGAATATCACTATGGTAGAATTCGTCAAACTGATGAAGTTGACGCTGCCTTGTCAAATATTCAGGTGTTCTCTGGTGATGAAGATGACTCCGACATGGTTGACCTCAGTAAAGAGGGTATCAACGAAGAGGATGCACCTTTTGTCAAATTAGTGAACCTGATTCTCATTGAAGCTATCAAAGAACGTTCCACTGACGTCCATGTCGAACCTCAATCACATGTTGTGAATGTGAGAATCAGAATTGATGGTGTGTTGCAGAAGATTATGACACCACCCATCACCTCATTGAGTGGTATTACCACACGTATTAAAATTCTCTCAAACCTGGATATCGCAGAGCGACGTCTTCCACAGGATGGTCGTATGAGTATTCAGATGGGGGAGCGAGAGATTGATGTTCGTGTCTCTGTTTTGCCCACAGTACATGGTGAAAAGATCGTGATGCGTTTGCTGGATAAGGGTGGATTTAATCTTGATTTGACCACGCTTGGTTTTCATGCAAGAGAACTAAACATGTTTGGCCGTTGGATTCGCCAGCCCTACGGTATGGTTGTAATCTCTGGTCCTACAGGATCTGGTAAATCAACCACCTTATACGCCTCACTTAAGGAAATTAAAAGTGAAGGGACCAATATCACTACCGTTGAAGATCCTGTTGAATACCAGATGGATGGTATCAGTCAGGTTCAGATGCGGGAAAAAATCGGGCTCACCTTTGGGTCCACATTGAGATCAATTTTGCGTCAGGATCCAGATATTTTACTCATTGGTGAAATTCGTGATGAAGAAACAGCTGATATTGCCATCAAATTTGCTTTGACAGGTCACCTTGTGTTCAGCACGGTTCACGCCAATGATGCACCATCTACCATAACTCGTCTTATAGATATTGGTGTTCCACCCTTTCTGGTAGGTTCCAGTTTGAACCTGGTGATGGCTCAACGACTGGTTCGTAGCATATGTGTGAATTGCAAAGAGGAATACGTACCCACCAAAGAAGATTTGACTCGTCTTGGGCTGGAAAACGATGGTCACAAATACTTTCACGGCAAGGGGTGTGTCCAATGTCGTCAAACCGGCTACCGTGGTAGATCAGGTATTTTTGAAATGCTTGAAATGCGACAGGATATTAGAAAACTTGTGTTTGAAAATGCCAACCAGGAAGTCATTCGTGAAAAAGCCATTGAACATGGCATGGTATCCCTTCGTGAAGCTGGTATCCGAAAGCTGAGAGATGGTATAACCACATTTGAAGAAGTATTACGTTCAACAGTTGAGGATTTTTAA
- a CDS encoding type II secretion system F family protein, whose product MAEIDAKLAEQLKKGEPTAEEAFEKIAAGGKKKKKADIQWGDEFIEELSLSLQKLKTRIPLKNLVFFTRQLATMFAAGLTLEKSVTNLAEEERHPGFKKTLTNVSDDIRRGLSLSDAMEKHPATFDNLFVALVKAGEVSGSLQTILDQLASYIEAVHDTAQKVKSALYYPFMVLGFLVVVVVAMLVYIVPRFNEVYQSLGAELPIATQMLVRISDAVVESWGQVLFFLFVGLVAVWMIGLTRRGGYLLDTFKLNFPVFGTLINYNIYNKMTKTLGILLGAGVPVIPSMRLIQKVVDNRVYAKAVGTATEYIRDGYNISAAFRITEKFPSIMLQLLSTGEETGEIDTLLDKASDFYGKQVDSMVNRMTSLIEPLMIMFVGGMILVILIVTYLPVFYIGMAMKSGM is encoded by the coding sequence GTGGCTGAAATTGATGCAAAATTAGCCGAACAGCTAAAAAAGGGCGAACCAACTGCTGAAGAAGCTTTTGAGAAAATTGCAGCTGGTGGTAAAAAGAAAAAGAAAGCCGATATTCAGTGGGGAGATGAGTTCATTGAGGAACTCAGTTTATCCCTACAGAAATTAAAGACTCGCATCCCCTTAAAAAACCTGGTCTTTTTTACACGTCAGCTGGCAACGATGTTTGCTGCAGGATTGACACTTGAAAAATCGGTTACAAATCTTGCTGAGGAAGAACGTCATCCTGGTTTTAAAAAGACACTCACAAATGTTTCAGATGATATTCGCCGCGGATTGAGTCTCAGTGATGCCATGGAAAAACACCCCGCTACTTTTGACAATTTGTTTGTTGCACTTGTCAAGGCAGGCGAGGTCAGCGGTAGTCTACAGACCATTCTTGATCAACTCGCCTCCTATATTGAAGCCGTACACGATACAGCTCAAAAAGTAAAGTCAGCACTGTATTACCCCTTCATGGTTCTAGGCTTTCTGGTGGTCGTGGTGGTGGCGATGCTGGTTTATATTGTCCCCAGATTTAACGAAGTGTACCAATCCCTGGGCGCTGAATTACCTATTGCCACGCAGATGCTGGTGCGCATATCTGATGCAGTCGTTGAGAGCTGGGGTCAGGTTCTGTTTTTTCTGTTTGTAGGATTGGTGGCTGTCTGGATGATTGGTCTCACGCGGAGAGGAGGGTATCTGTTAGATACCTTCAAGCTCAACTTCCCTGTATTTGGCACCTTGATCAACTACAATATCTATAATAAGATGACCAAAACCCTGGGAATTCTATTGGGGGCTGGTGTTCCAGTTATTCCCTCCATGCGTTTAATTCAGAAAGTTGTTGATAATAGAGTTTATGCCAAGGCTGTGGGTACGGCAACTGAATACATCCGAGATGGTTATAATATCTCTGCGGCCTTCAGAATTACTGAAAAATTTCCATCCATCATGCTTCAGTTACTCTCCACAGGTGAGGAAACTGGAGAAATTGATACGCTCCTGGACAAGGCCTCGGATTTCTACGGCAAACAAGTTGATTCCATGGTAAACCGTATGACATCTCTTATCGAGCCCCTCATGATTATGTTTGTAGGTGGCATGATTCTCGTCATCCTGATTGTGACCTATTTGCCGGTGTTCTATATCGGTATGGCCATGAAGTCAGGTATGTAA
- a CDS encoding prepilin peptidase → MIPSTNILVLSVVVGLVLASSLTHIFSIISQEISIFSKKLVCESCGASQPYFHRIPIIAAFYTSGVCPVCGHEPPRLYAFLELLIFGFTLWAFSVMKPFLAFQISALFFALLGVTYMDLKKWIIPNEFVVYIIAIGVLGVTGNTVNLIDSLLGLTLASIVSLFIILPQRFGSGDQTLALGDVKLCLAVAIWLGWILSAYVLFLASLLAFITWVFSVIFRGFSAQRRVPFGPFVALSTMIFGIGRVLDPQFVTHLLTFRF, encoded by the coding sequence ATGATCCCATCCACTAATATTCTGGTACTTAGTGTTGTGGTTGGGTTGGTTCTTGCTTCATCCCTCACACACATTTTTTCGATAATTTCTCAGGAGATATCCATTTTCTCCAAGAAACTGGTATGCGAGTCCTGCGGTGCATCTCAACCATATTTTCACCGGATTCCAATTATAGCCGCCTTTTACACCTCGGGGGTGTGTCCAGTTTGTGGTCATGAACCCCCACGCCTGTACGCATTTCTGGAGTTGCTCATCTTTGGATTCACGCTTTGGGCGTTTAGTGTCATGAAACCATTTCTGGCTTTCCAAATTAGTGCTCTTTTCTTTGCCCTGCTTGGCGTGACCTACATGGATTTGAAAAAATGGATTATCCCCAACGAGTTTGTGGTCTATATCATAGCCATTGGAGTATTAGGAGTCACAGGCAATACTGTGAATCTAATCGATTCCCTTCTGGGCCTAACCCTTGCCTCAATTGTTTCCCTTTTTATCATCCTACCACAACGCTTTGGTAGTGGCGATCAAACCCTGGCCCTGGGTGATGTGAAATTGTGTCTGGCCGTGGCGATATGGTTGGGGTGGATCCTATCGGCCTACGTATTATTTCTGGCCAGTTTACTGGCATTCATAACCTGGGTCTTCAGTGTAATTTTTAGAGGTTTTTCTGCTCAGCGCCGGGTCCCCTTTGGCCCATTTGTTGCCTTGTCAACCATGATCTTTGGAATTG